The Cellulomonas shaoxiangyii sequence CGTTCGCACCGAGGTTCGCCAGGCGCGTGCGCTCGGCGTCGGTGAGGCGCTGCGTCGCCAGCGGCTCGAGGTGCCGGACGTCCGCCGCGGTCATGCCCAGGACCTCGCCGACACGGCGGCCGTAGTCGTCGTGGACCATGAACAGGTGCCAGAGCATGCGCTCCTGCACGTCGCGCTCGCAGTCGGCCAGGAGGCCGCCGAGCGTCTTGACGAGCTCGTCGCGCTCCCAGTCGTTCATCGTCTCGAAGCGGGCGCGCGCCTGCGCGTAGTCGTTCGTGCGCTCGAGCGGCGCCTGGACGAGGTGCCCGTGGATCTCCGGCGGCTGGTTCGGCTGGCGCTCCGCCTCGTGCAGGCCGCCGTGGACCGACGGCTCGTAGTTCACGTGCGGGTTCTGCGACGGGTGCAGGTCCACGCCGTAGGACATCTGCCCACCACGCTGGTTCGTGTGGACGGCGCCGTCGCGGCCGCGCGGCTGGTTGACCGGCAGCTGCAGGTAGTTCGGGCCCACGCGGTACCGCTGGGTGTCCGAGTAGCTGAACGTGCGCCCGACCAGCATCTTGTCGTCCGAGAAGTCCAGGCCGTCGACGATCACGCCGGTGCCCATGGCGATCTGCTCGTTCTCGTTGTGGTGGTCCTTGACGTTGCGGTTCAGCGTCATGACGCCCATGTGCCGCAGCGGGAACTGGTCCTCGGGCCAGATCTTCGTGTCGTCCAGCGGGTCCCAGTCCAGCTCGGGGTGCTCGTCGTCCGACATGATCTGCACGTACATGTCCCACTGCGGGAAGTCGCCGCGCTCGATCGCCCCGTACAGGTCCCTCGACGCCGAGCCGAGGTCCTGCCCCTGGACCTTCGCGGCCTCCTCGTCGGTCAGCGAGGCCACACCCTGGCGGGGGTGCCAGTGGAACTTCACCAGCACGGTCTCGCCCGCGGCGTTCACCATCTTGTAGGTGTTGACGCCGAAGCCCTCCATGTGCCGGTACGTCGCCGGGATGCCACGCGGGCTGAACAGGTGCGTCAGCATGTGCATCGACTCGGGCGTCTGGCTCATGAAGTCGAAGATGCGGTTCGGCTCCTGGCGGAACGTGACCGGGTCCGGCTTCAGCGAGTGGATGACGTCGGGGAACTTGATCGCGTCGCGGATGAAGAAGACCGCGAGGTTGTTGCCGACGACGTCCCAGTTGCCGTCCTCCGTGTAGAACTTCACGGCGAACCCGCGCGGGTCGCGGGCGACCTCGGAGGAGTCCCGGCCGCCGATCACCGTGGAGAACCGGATGGCGACCTCGGTCTTCTTGCCGGGCTCGGCGAACAGCTTCGCGCGGGTGTAGCGCGACGCCGGCTCGTCGCCGATCTTGCCGGTCGCCTCGAACTCGCCGTAGGCGACGAACCCGCGGGCGTGGACCACACGCTCCGGGATGCGCTCGCGGTCGAAGTGGCTGATCTTCTCGAGGAAGTGGTAGTTCTCCAGCGTCGCGGGTCCGCGGCTGCCGACGGTGCGCTGGTTCTGGTTGTTCTGGACCGGGTGGCCCTGGCGCGTCGTGAGGATCTTGTCGTCGTCTGCCATGTCACTCCTAGGCCCCGGCGGGAGGGCCGAGCGACGCACAGCGCCTCGGCGTCCCGGGGGCGGCTCTTCGGGTCGGGCGGGGGCGCTACCAGGCTAGGCGCGGCGCACCGCCGGTGGCCCCACGGGAGGCGGCCCGAGGCCTGTGCACTTGGTCACTGCCGCGCACCTGCCGGCGCACCCGCCGGCCCGTGCGGTGGTGGGCGAGGTGCTCGCGGTGCCGTGCCTGCGCCTCGTCGACGCCGCCGCGCAGTTGCGTCCCGGAGCCGGCAGGGAGCGCGGGGCGGGCGCGGGCTAACGTGCTGCGATGGTCACCTCCCCGCCGTCCCCGTCCGCCCCCACCGCACGTCAGGTCGCCGACCGCTGGGTCGAGACCCTCGCCGACCTCGACCCCACGGTCGGCACGGCGCTCGGGACGCGGCCGGACGACCGGCGCATGCCCGACCTCTCACCCGCGGGCGCCGAGGAGAAGGCGGCGGCGTCGCGCCGGGTGCTCGTCGAGCTCGACGCGTCCCAGGTGCTCGACGACGACGACCGGCGCTGCGCCACCCTGCTGCGCGAACGGCTCGAGGCGCAGCTCGCGGTGCACGAGGCGGGCGAGCACCTGGCCGCGCTGCGGCCGCTGGCGTCGCCCGTGCACGCGCTGCAGTCCGTCTTCCTGATGATGCCCACCGCGACGGCGCACGACTGGGACGTGGTCGCGGACCGCATGGCGCAGGTCCCGGCGGCGGCCGACGGCTTCCGCGCGTCGCTCGAGGAGGGCCTGCGCCGGGGCGTGCGCAGCGCGCCGCGTCAGGCCGAGGCCGTCGTCGGGCAGCTCGGCGACTGGCTCGCGGCGGGCGACGGGCGCGGCTGGCACGCGGGCTTCGTGACGGGTGCGGAGGCGGCCGGTGTCGGCGACGCGCTGCGCGGGCGGCTCGACGGCGCCGCCGTGGCCGCCGCCGACGGGGTCGAGCGGCTGCGGGCCTGGATCGCCGAGCGGTACCTGCCCGCGGTCGGCGACGTGCCGGACGCCGTCGGGCGCGAGCGCTACCGGCTCGCGGCGCGCCTGCACACCGGGGCCGATCTCGACCTCGACGAGGCCTACGCGTGGGGCCGCGAGGAGCTGGCCCGCATCGACGCCGAGATGGTGGCCGAGGCCGACCGCGTCCGGCCCGGGGCGTCGGCCCAGCAGGCGCTCGCGCACCTCGACGAGCACGGCGAGGCGGTGGAGGGCGTCGAGGAGGTCCGCGCGTGGTTGCAGCGGATGATGGACGACGCCATCGCCGAGCTCGACGGGACGGTCGTCGACGTGGCGGAGCCGGTGCGTCGCGTGGAGGCGATGATCGCCCCGCCCGGCGCGGCGGCGGCGCCGTACTACACGCGCCCGTCCCTCGACTTCTCGCGCCCGGGCCGGACGTGGCTCCCGACGCTCGGCCGGGACCGCTTCCCGACCTGGGACCTCATCAGCACCTGGTACCACGAGGGCGTCCCCGGTCACCACCTCCAGCTGGGCCAGTGGGCGTACCGCGCCGGTGACCTGTCGGTCTTCCAGACGTCGGTCGGCTCCATCCCGGCGACGACCGAGGGGTGGGCGCTCTACGCCGAGCGCCTCATGGACGAGCTCGGGTACCTGCGGGCACCCGGTGCGCGCCTCGGGTACCTCGACGGGCAGCGGATGCGCGCGGTCCGCGTCGTCATCGACATCGGCATGCACCTGGGTCTGGAGGTCCCCGCGGAGCACGCCACGCACGGCGGCGAGCGGTGGACGGCCGACCGTGCCGAGGCGTTCTTCGCCGGGCGCAGCGGGTCGCCGGCCGCGTTCGTGCACAGCGAGATCGAGCGCTACCTCGGCTGGCCCGGGCAGGCCATCAGCTACAAGCTCGGCGAGCGGGCCTGGCTCGCCGGCCGGCAGGCGGCGCGCGACCGGCGGGAGGCAGCGGGGGAGACGTTCGACCTGCGCGCGTGGCACACCGCGGCGCTGGGCCTCGGCTCGCTCGGGCTCGACGACCTCGAGCGGGAGCTCGCCGCGCTCTGAGGCGGGTGCCGGGGGAGCGGACGAACACGGCGGGTCTCGGGTAGACAGGCGTCGTGGACACGACCTCCGGGATCTTCCTGGTCCTCGACCTGACGGGGACGTTCGCCTTCGCGCTGAGCGGTGCCCTGACGGCGATCAAGGTCGTGCGCCTCGACATCGTCGGCGTCGTCACCCTGGGCATGCTCACCGCGCTCGGCGGCGGGGTGATCCGCGACGTCATGCTGCACGCGTTGCCCCCCGCCACCTTCGACGACTGGCGGTACCTGGCGGTGGCGGCGTCCGGGGGTCTGGTGGCCTTCCTCTTCGGCCGCGGGCTGGACCGGTGGGCGATGCCGATCGTCGTGCTCGACGCCGCCGGCCTGAGCCTCTTCGCGGTGAGCGGTGCGCTCAAGGGACTCGAGCTCGGTGCGGGGTCCGCCCAGGCGGTGCTGCTGGGCGCGATCACCGCGGTGGGGGGCGGCACGCTGCGCGACGTCCTCATCGGCCGGATCCCGGCGGTGCTGACCAGCGGGCTGTACGCGATCCCCGCACTGGCCGGGGCGACGGTCCTGGTCGCGGCGGAAGGCCTCGGCGTCCCCGAGCTGCCCGCCGCCGTGGGCGGCGCGGTCGTGTGCTTCGTGATCCGCATGCTCGGCGTGCACTACGACATCGACGCGCCCGGCCCGCCGGGGTTCCGGCCTGCGGCCTCCTGAGCGGCCGCGGTGCGTGCGGTCGGCCCTGCACCGTCCGGCGGGCCCGTGGCGGGGGACGGTAGATTGCGACCGCTCACGTCGCGGCCGTGGCGCGAGGCGCGTCGGCGGGGCCGGTGCGACGAGGTGAGGAGGCGGCGGTGGCCACCACGATGGCGGACGTCGCGCGGCGTGCCGGCGTCTCGGTGAAGACCGTCTCGAACGTGCTCAGCGGGTACCCCTACATCCGGGACACGACCCGCGACCGGGTCCTGGCCGCCGTCGACGAGCTCGGCTACGAGATCAACGTGACGGCGCGCATCTTCCGTTCGGGGCGCAGCGGCGTCATCGGGCTGGCCGTCCCCGAGCTCGGGCAGCCGTACTTCGGCGAGCTCGCCGACGAGATCCTCGCCGCGGCGCGCCGGCACGGCCTGCACGTGCTGATCGAGCCGACCGGGTTCACGCGCGAGGGCGAGCTCGCCGCGCTCCGCGAGCCGCGGCGCGGGCTGATGGACGGCCTCATCTTCAGCCCGGCGGCCCTCGTCCAGGACGACGCGCACCTGCTCGACGCCCTCGACTACCCGCTCGTGCTGCTGGGCGAGCAGATGTTCTCGCCGAGCGTCGACCACGTGACGATGCGCAACATCGACGGCGCCCGCGCGGCGACGGACCTGCTCCTCGACGTCGGCCGGCGCCGCATCGCGGTCCTCGGCATGCTCCACGCGGAGACGGCCGGGTCGGCGCGGCTGCGGTACGCCGGCTACCGCCAGGCGCTCGAGGCGCGCGGCATCGAGGTGGACACGCGCCTGCTCGGCTGGGCCGACGACGCGTGGCACCGGGAGAACGGCGCG is a genomic window containing:
- a CDS encoding catalase; this translates as MADDDKILTTRQGHPVQNNQNQRTVGSRGPATLENYHFLEKISHFDRERIPERVVHARGFVAYGEFEATGKIGDEPASRYTRAKLFAEPGKKTEVAIRFSTVIGGRDSSEVARDPRGFAVKFYTEDGNWDVVGNNLAVFFIRDAIKFPDVIHSLKPDPVTFRQEPNRIFDFMSQTPESMHMLTHLFSPRGIPATYRHMEGFGVNTYKMVNAAGETVLVKFHWHPRQGVASLTDEEAAKVQGQDLGSASRDLYGAIERGDFPQWDMYVQIMSDDEHPELDWDPLDDTKIWPEDQFPLRHMGVMTLNRNVKDHHNENEQIAMGTGVIVDGLDFSDDKMLVGRTFSYSDTQRYRVGPNYLQLPVNQPRGRDGAVHTNQRGGQMSYGVDLHPSQNPHVNYEPSVHGGLHEAERQPNQPPEIHGHLVQAPLERTNDYAQARARFETMNDWERDELVKTLGGLLADCERDVQERMLWHLFMVHDDYGRRVGEVLGMTAADVRHLEPLATQRLTDAERTRLANLGANGDGIDSRRWGTWTSSVVNHKVTAEDVLSGTLGRLPYTDPRESAAS
- a CDS encoding DUF885 domain-containing protein, producing MVTSPPSPSAPTARQVADRWVETLADLDPTVGTALGTRPDDRRMPDLSPAGAEEKAAASRRVLVELDASQVLDDDDRRCATLLRERLEAQLAVHEAGEHLAALRPLASPVHALQSVFLMMPTATAHDWDVVADRMAQVPAAADGFRASLEEGLRRGVRSAPRQAEAVVGQLGDWLAAGDGRGWHAGFVTGAEAAGVGDALRGRLDGAAVAAADGVERLRAWIAERYLPAVGDVPDAVGRERYRLAARLHTGADLDLDEAYAWGREELARIDAEMVAEADRVRPGASAQQALAHLDEHGEAVEGVEEVRAWLQRMMDDAIAELDGTVVDVAEPVRRVEAMIAPPGAAAAPYYTRPSLDFSRPGRTWLPTLGRDRFPTWDLISTWYHEGVPGHHLQLGQWAYRAGDLSVFQTSVGSIPATTEGWALYAERLMDELGYLRAPGARLGYLDGQRMRAVRVVIDIGMHLGLEVPAEHATHGGERWTADRAEAFFAGRSGSPAAFVHSEIERYLGWPGQAISYKLGERAWLAGRQAARDRREAAGETFDLRAWHTAALGLGSLGLDDLERELAAL
- a CDS encoding trimeric intracellular cation channel family protein, whose translation is MDTTSGIFLVLDLTGTFAFALSGALTAIKVVRLDIVGVVTLGMLTALGGGVIRDVMLHALPPATFDDWRYLAVAASGGLVAFLFGRGLDRWAMPIVVLDAAGLSLFAVSGALKGLELGAGSAQAVLLGAITAVGGGTLRDVLIGRIPAVLTSGLYAIPALAGATVLVAAEGLGVPELPAAVGGAVVCFVIRMLGVHYDIDAPGPPGFRPAAS
- a CDS encoding LacI family DNA-binding transcriptional regulator, with the protein product MATTMADVARRAGVSVKTVSNVLSGYPYIRDTTRDRVLAAVDELGYEINVTARIFRSGRSGVIGLAVPELGQPYFGELADEILAAARRHGLHVLIEPTGFTREGELAALREPRRGLMDGLIFSPAALVQDDAHLLDALDYPLVLLGEQMFSPSVDHVTMRNIDGARAATDLLLDVGRRRIAVLGMLHAETAGSARLRYAGYRQALEARGIEVDTRLLGWADDAWHRENGARAMAAVLDACPDVDGVVAFNDALAIGAMFELQVRGRSIPQDVAVVGFDDIEDARYSVPALTTVDPGRREIAEVAVEIVRRRVDEGRERGGDRDAPVMYLAGMRVVERESTPRRR